The sequence TGGAAGGGGGCGCTTGGTGCACTGATATTGGGGTTACCAGAGCCAGAACCAGAACCATTCTTGAAGAACTTCAGGAATCCGCTGCGTTTGGCCTTGAGCTGCTTCGGAGGAGCGGTTTCCATTGGCGTGCCGGGCTGGGTCGACCTTGGCTCTGGAATGTTCTCAATCGCGGTGCCTGGAACAATATTGATGCTCGTGGTAGATTGGGACGCAATGGACGTGACGGTGTAGCCTCGAGTACGAGTACGTGAGGAATTGCCAGCACTGACCGTCCGGACACGGGCGTCTTCAGGAGCTGGTGAACCACCACTACTGATGGTCGACGAAAAGCCTCCACCGATCGGGCCTAACGTTGGCTTGGACTTCTTATGAATGACTTCCTTGGGACGAGGGGAAATCGGGAACTGAGAAGTATTACTGGTAATACTCCTACTTCGATCGCGCACCTTCATCTGCGCTTGCTCCAGAGAAATCAGGTTGCAAGCTGGAGAACCAGGGAACGCAAGCATGCCAGAAGGTACAACGACATCATCTCCAGCAGAAGCGGACATTGGGGGAGGGGAGGTTGGAACAAAGCTAATAGAAAGGGCAGAGGGGGACTTGGCCGAGCTTGTATAGGAGGCCCCTCGACCCAGGGGCAAGACAGCAATGTGAGGGGGACGATGCTTCTCTTTCTTCAAGTTGGATGATGATTCATGTTGTTCAGGTAAAGTGGCAGAGGACGACGTGGAGGAAGGAGTGACGTAAGAGGAAGCCGTGGATGCAGTGAGTGTTGCGCTTGAATTAGACCTTGACGGTGACACTGCTCCATCGTTACTAGCACCGGCTGATAATAAATCCAGATTGGCGTATGGGTGAACGAAATTTGGGGTGGTAGGAGACGAAGGAGAAACCGGTGATGGCCCCCGGGAATCCAAATGGTACGCGTTAATTTGAACACCCGCGTTGGAACCACCTCTGGGACGAATACCCGGGAAGATTGACTGAACAGCGCTCGTTCCCGATGACGCAGCTGAGGATGCACTAAAAGACGACAGACTGCGGCCACCAACACCTCGGATAGCGTCTGAAAATGAGCCGTTACGAGGAGAGGTGGGCGTTTGGATGTACGACGCGACCGAGGACTCCATGCTTCGTTTGGACGAATCGACAGACGGGCGGGTGTCAGACGAAGTTCTAGCCCAGCCTCCGCCTAAAAGTCGTCTCTCCAAGGTTTTGCTATGGCTCCGAGCTTTGCCTTTGAATTTGCCCGCAAAGAGGCTGAGTGCATCCGCAGGTGCTTCGGTGTCGGACAAGGCCTCTTCGTCTGCTCCGACATCTTCTTCCCAAGGCGCCTTGGAAATCATACGAGTCTTGGGGCCTAGAAAAGGCAACGGATCGACGACCACCCACGGTTAATGAAACAGAAGCCAGGGCTGGGTTGAATGAATACTAACCTAAAAACGAAAGTCTCGGGTCCGGAGTGGACTCCGCCTCGGCCGAGAGGGCGCTAGAGACCGAGGTATCGCTCTCAACAGGTCGGAGCATGCCGTTGTCAGACAAGGTATCGTTGGAAGCTGAAGCCTGCACATCCGACTCCGACTGAGCCTCGGTGCGCTCGTCATCGCTCGAGTCTCTCATTGGATCGACATAACTCGTATACTTGTCGTTTCTCTTTGGATGGAGCCTGGACGAGTAAGGAGAGATGTCGTCTGAAATGTCTGAAGACGACTCGTCGATGGACATCTGGTGGGAATAGCACGACGGAGACTCTGAGCGCTCGGTCAGGTGCGGCGACGTATGGGGCCCGTGCCGGGGGCTGGTAAGGGAAAATGCGTCAGCAGTAGGAGTTGGAGAGAGCGTGGCGGGCACGCCAGAACGGCCACAGCGCGAGTTGAGCAGACCACGAACGTGATCATCGTACCCCATCTTTATATCATCAAATACCTTCAACATCCGCAATGAAAACGATTGAAAAAAACGATAATTTACCTTGTCAAATCTGAAATTCCACACTATTGGTCTCGGGTCTCCCGTCTCGGATATGTCCCGTGTGCGAATTAACGAGTACGATTGGGCCTGTTGATATCGCCTCGTATTAAACGAATGTGGTGTGTCTTTGTGTGTAGGCCGAGCAGCCAGCTGGCGGTGGGAAGGAGCAGCCGACCAAGGTCCAAGCCACAAACACTTACAAGGGGCCGAGCACCGTCCGTCGAACCAAACACGGTTCTTTCCGCATTGGGATTAGCCCCTTGTGTGATGTTCATCTCTTCCGCTGCAGATCCCCAGCGACCCTATTATGGTAATCCATAGACAAATATGTTATTGTAGACCTGTGTTGTATTACAGGACGAGTCAACATAATCATATGCAGTATGTAAGTGTGTAAGCAAGTATGTAGGTGGAAAATGAGAGAAGAACAAAAGAGCGTCATAGAAGTCATACCAAGTCATGCACAAACAAATCGATAAAAAGATACAAATCGAGAGAACAGTGAGATGAGGATGAACGAGGGTACAATGAAACCAACCATCTGAATCTGAAAAGAAAACACGGGAGAAAAGGGGGGAAATAAAAGAAGGGGGAGAAAGGGGCACAAGAATGAAGACTAATAATCAATCAGAGATAACGCAGagcaagaaaaaaaaatgcACAGCGAATAGAACAAATAATCGAATTGGCATAGGGTTTATCAGTATTTTCGTGTTGCAAGAGCACGAATGTCGAAAAGATGAGTTCGCACAGGTGCTTCCTCAGCTTCCGTTGAACTTTTCACTGACCGGCTGCGCGAGCGCGATCGGATATACCATCCCTTCATTTCTTGCTTGTGTCGTTCCTCGGCCGCTCTACACGCCGCAACAAGCGCATCATCCACACCTGGGACCTCTTCATGTACGCTTTGTCCACCAAAGCTTTGGCGTCCGCCTCGTCTCGTCCCACGCGCACTCGGAGTATCACCCGCCTCGCTCTCGCTCTCAGACATCGACCGCGTATGTGATCGCGCGGGGCTCATCGTCATCTCGCGCATGCTGTCCATGGATCGCACCGACCCCTTCCAGTCCTTGCCGTCATCCGTGGCATTTGTGCCCCCAGTATTTGCGCGAATAGTGCCAGCCTTGTCTTCCCAATCACCTTCATCGTCAGCGAGTCCGGCAAACACGTCAggctcctcttcttcgggAGGCAGTCGACTAATCCAGCACATGCGAACCGGATCGAATAGCATGTTACCGACGATACGCGCACCGCTAGCAAGCATCGATCCCGTAGGGGACATGAGCCCCCCGATCGAGGAGCCCGTCAGATGAGTGATGAGTGCCGGCCGAGAAGGGGCGGCATGTGCATCGAATTCCTTGAGGACCTGCTCATTCCCCTCCCAACGAAGTGTCTTTGGATTCCACTTCATGTCGCCCACAGCTAAATACCGTCATTGTTAATATAAATCCACGACTGATGACCACATCCAGGCACTCACTCTTCGCAGTGCCGGCACCGCCCAAATTTCTGATCAACATTGGCTTCTTCCTAGGTCCTCCAACTGCCGTGACCGTGGGCTTCTTGCGCCGGGGAGTGGGCTCTGGGATAGCCACCTTGACCGGGAAATCCACCCGAGGCTTGTGCCGAAGGGACTGCTTTCCAGCACTCTTTGGCGGATCTTATCCATCAGTCCGAATCAGTACTGAATAGCTGAATCGTCATTTAGCAAAGAAAACTCACCAACGCTACCGTGGCTAGACGCACTCGATGGTGGTCTTCTCAACGTCCCGCCAGCTTTGCGTCCGAGGGTACCTCCAGAGGTGGTACTGGCGGAGCTCCCTTTCTCGCCGCGCGACGAGGACACGTTTCCGCGACCGGCCGGTTGGACCCGGAACTTGCGTTCCTTTTCTGTATCCTCAGGCAAATCGTCAAACGCGTCGAGCTCTGTTCCATCACTGAACGCTTGTATCCGTTTAGGCTTGCGCATCACTTTTGGAGCAGTGGCTGACGCCATACTCGATATGGAAGATGATGGTGTCCCTCCGTTGCTAGCTCCACTTCGGGTACGAATGCGTCGCGGACTTGTCGGGGTGCGCCGCGGGTTAGGCTGCGGAGATGTCGCTCGGTCGGCAGGAGCAGTGGATATAGGAGAAGGGAAGACGCTGCTAATCGATGGCCGGATTTTTTGTCTCGAGCTCGATGTGGGCATCGTTAACCGAAGCGACGCGGAATTGACTGAACCGGCCGATGGGGTTGTCGGCCTGCCGGAGGACTTCTTGTCGACCTCGTCACGCGGTTCAGGCTTCTGTCTAGCCTTGGAGGAAGCGGTAGGTGCGCCAAAGCCACTTGGGCGGGTCGACAAGGTAGAGGAAGGAGTGATCGATGAAGATGGATCTGCCAAAGAGGCCAAACTTGCTTTGCGACCGAGTTTCACACCAAGTGTAGTAGAGGTCGAACTGCTGGTTGACGAAAGCTGCAGCCGCCCCAGCGACTTTTGGTGTTTGAGCGGAGCGGTACGTGGTGCTATCCAGAAATTGATGATGGACTAGGGATCGATAGGAGGTTGGCTGTCGATGGCGACGCGTGGGATGAAGACGATGCACGAACCGAGGATGGACGGAGAGACGAGAAATTGGTTGGTGAAACAAGCGAGGACCGTGAATCCTTTTTTGACAAGGAACGCTGCGAAACTGAACTTGGCGAACGCGAGCGACTAATAGTTGGAACTTTAGACGCCGAAAGGACCTCCATAACGGATTCAGGACGTAAACGGGACGAAGACGAAGGGCGATAGCTACCGCTACCAGTACGAGGAAGCGGTACGCTTTTGCTTCGGTATTCTGCGGGGTTGGCCATGCGGCGCAGGCGAAGCCGGGTGATGCTGATATCCTCGTCCCCTATAACAAGACCTGACTCAAAGTCCTCAGTTTCATTTGCAGTCCTACGCGATTGAGACGTAAGTGACCCTTTGGCATCGTTCTCGGCTGCAATCTGGGCTGGGACAATTTGCTTCTTGGTCTCGAGGTGCTTCGCGAGGTTCTTGCCAGCAAGGCCCTCAGGAAGAATGAGGCCCTCAAACGCCTCATCCTCGTCCTCATAGATAGCAAAGTCCCCATCAGAGGGGTCCGTTTCGGTGCCAAGTTGAGAGGCCGAAGAAGTACTGGGGCTAGCATCGGGTGGATACAAGGACAATAGACTCGATGTGTCTGAGTAGGTAGAGGTGGATGTAGTCAATTCGCCCCATGGCCCATTGCCCTCGACCAAAGTGGAAGATTTTCGGAGCGAGAGCGATGACGTCTGGGGAGTCAAAATCCGGAGTGACAAATTTGACATTTCCGCGGGAAGAGCAAAGTCGGCCTCAAAGTCATCCTCTTCAACTGGCTTGGTAGACGACTTTTTTGCAACCAATGGGAAATTGTGCTTGGCAATCTTGATCGTCGAGACATCGCCCGCGTCCTCTGTGTCGGGGACGTTCGGCTGAGGTAGTGGTGCACGTGCGAGTGTAAAGTTGGTATGCGAGGGCTCGGGCAGCTCGAGGTCACCGTCGTCAGACCAGTCCTCCACATTCTCCTTGGTCTTGCGCGGCTCTATAGATCCGAGCCGTGTGATTTTACCGGTGAAGTGTGAAGTTGAGCTATTTGCAGACGAGGCGGTGGCACTTTTGATGGGAGCATCTTCAAACTCAGCATCCCAATCTTCGTCTTCCACGGGTGCTCCTCCCAACTTGGCAACGGCGCCAGCGCCAGATAACGAGGGTCGACTTCCCTTAATACGATTCCCAGGGTCGGCCTGCTCGTCGCCTTCGTTGTCAATAGCAAACGTTTCCTGGTCGTCGGGGAGGTCGAAATCGGCCTCGGGCCATTCTTCGGTGCGGGTAATGACGAAGGagggggctggggctgggaCAGTTGCGGACATGGCAATGGGTAGATTATTCAAGCGTGTGCTCAAGGATTACGAGACGTGTGGATAATCTGATGTACAACTGTGAGCACAGGGCCAGAATCTCGTGTGAGTAGCACGCACAATAAAAACCTCGAGGTTTGTGCGAGGCGAGTGTAGGCCACAAGTGCAATGAGATGATAATGATAATGAACGTGTGTCGTGCCTTTCAAATGGCTAATGAACGAAATCCAGCGGGTAGAAGGTGGatgagggggagggggtggTCGAGATGAGTCAAGGGTGAGGAGATGAGTGTTGGTCTGAGCGCTGAAACAAAGACGCAGCTAGCAAGCTAGTGTATGTTGTGTCGTGAGCACAGTCGACTTGGGGTATGAGAACCAAAAGACCCGGGTGCTCGTCCGAGTCCAGATGTGGTCTTGCTTCCCGTCTTGAGTGAGGCGATGGCCACAGCCGGTGGTAGTTGTGTGTGCTATTGGAGACGTTCTTCAGGGCAGGCTCACAGCCACTCATCCGCGGGTATCTCAAATTCGGCAGCATACTCCATTtatcaacaaacaaacaTTGGCACAATCTGCAACCGCCCGCCCACGGACGCACACACAAGGCGTACTGAATCTTCCACTATAGGTAATTCCGGGCTCTGTTCAATCTGTAGGGCACGCTTAAGTTCCAAGGCTATTATTAAGTTAAGCACGCATGTATGCACCATCTGTATAATCGCCGCCCCAATACTTTCTAGCTGCCGACGCAGGCCCAATGTGTGGTTATCCGGCGTGTCTCCACTGAACACCCGCCGAAGTCCATCGCGCAGTGTTTGTGTCCATGGTGACGCTAAGATCATAGCCCCTATAGTAGGCCGGTCAAATGGGCACCGGCATTAGGCCAAAGCACGGCAAAATATTCTCACTCGTTTGCTTTCCCGTTGACCTGAGAATCGACAATAGTGACATACACAACGTTCCGCTCACCGCGACCGAGATAGCTTCTTGATCACCTAAAAACCTTTGCTGCAACGTTGAGAGTATTGTATCTTGTATGTGGCTCCACATTTCCAGCACCGTAACGGGGTCGTCAAGTATCCGGTCTTCTTCTGTTGATATGATATACCGGGCTAACGCGCCTGTTGTATGCACGCGCTAGTCGTCAAGGTCGCCACATGCACTCATGTTGGTTCTTGACTTACAGGTCTCTGACAATGTAAGTTTATCACTATCCAACACAGTGTTCACGAACACATCCAAATCAAATTCCGGGAGCCGTTTTGTCAGTACTGAGCAACAAATCTTAAACTGAGAATTCGTCAGCCCGAGTATCATCAAAACCGAGCTCCGGAGTGTATTCCAGTCTGTGGTGTCAGATATTGGACCTTTACCGGGCTGTCTTGAAACCCAAGGTATGAGTGTTGGTATAAACGTCGTGCTTGCTACAACAGCCGATGCGGCGCATGTTTTAGCGTGTAATAAGACCACCAGGGTGTCCAGGAGATGTTTCATCCGCAAGGTTTGTCGCTCATTCCAGCCGGCTTGTACATCGGGTTTATCTTCGGAGCCACCGGCGATCATCCTGCGTCCCAACAGGGTCAAAAATGAAAACAAAAAATGACAAAAATGACAGACCCCGCAATATCTTGAAGGGCTGGCTGGAGTTAAATTCACTCAGGGAGTTGACTGTCTAAATACTCACTTTGTTCGACAATCCCCCTGTTATTCCATCGGAATTCCGTCTTGGCTGCGTCACCATATGCGATCCTAAGTACATCAGGACCGACAGTGATTAGGAGTTCAACTATGACCTCCCTCACTACGGTACCATAAAATAAGCCATGAATCCGAATATTTGAATTTCATCCCCACAATTGGTAGTGCATTTATTATCGTCTTGAATCAAGACATAAGGGTGGATCTTCTTGCAAAATTCAGCCAGAACATTATCGTAGCGTAAGTCGCCGGGCGTGACCCTCTTAGCAAGctgaatgtatgcgtcgCAGGCATGTTCGATTATTGATATTTCGTTCAGGGTGCTTCCAGAGGGAATATCCAGGACGTGCTAGGCTGTCGTTAACCTTGATTAGTTGGTCAGATATTGGTAAACGTACCAACAAGGCTTGAAATGAACAAGGCGCAGCTGCCCATAACACATCAAACTGAGTTCGGTGGTACTCGTCCTCACGGCGCCCGTAATGTTGGATCCACAGTCGAGTCTGCATGCAAGAACCAGAGTTTGTAGTTATTATTTTTCATCACGATTCAACCTACCAGCTGTAGTGCAGTTGAAGCAGCGGATGTTGATCCATCTCCCCAGCGTTCCCAGAACCAGCGCATAATCTCCAAGTCATTGAGTAGCATCAGTAGTGGTCCAGAAGACGAGTTGCTGGAAGTGAACTCATCCGGACAATGGTCCAAGATTAGATCAGTCAATTCAATGAGAATGTGCTCGTGGTGGCATGCAAAGGGTGCATCGAGTGGATCGTTGTGCCTCGAATTGCAATGCTATCGGTGGTACCATGCGGTGTAAAAAAGCAATCAAAGCACCATGAAAAATGCTCACAATATATAATGATATCGTCATTGCATGTTCCGCAAGCACTGAGAGGTATATTGCGGCTGGCGATGTATTCACCACGGTATGCTTAGCAATATGCCTGTATACGGCTGCTGCTAAAATATCTGCCTTGCTGATTGCCAAGTCAGTATTTGATTGAATCTAGGTAGAGTATTACTTACCCATCGTATGCCACAATAGGGGCCTGAAACTGTTCTCGCAGAGCGTAGGCACCATACAATACGATAAGAGCTATACGAGTAGTAGTGGGAGATGCCGTCTTCGATGACAGGATATTAGCAAGTTCGTTAAAATGAACTACAATAGCATTCAGTCATAAAACACTTGTCAAAAAAAGGTTTTAGACCTGGTAATTGAGTCGCAGATCTCCTGGCTTCGTTGCCTTGCATGGCTTTAATTGACTGAATTCCGGAAATCTTATGGATGTCTTGCATCCTGCCGTTGGTCGCCAGATGCAGAATACATGCGCATAGCTTGACGATGAGTTCATCAGCCCAACATATTACCGTGGAATTTGTCTCTTGTTGTGCTAGTTCATTGGTTGCGAGCCTTCGAAAGACGCTCCTCAAATTGAATAAACGAGCGAGAAAGGCAGGTCCCACTGAATGCGCATCACGGCCAGTTGAGCGATCTCAGGGGTAGTATTAACTCACAAAGCTCGATTATACTTGCGAAGGAGCAGTCCGGAACCTGTTCCCATGATAGCAGTGTGTCCATGAACCCTGTGATGTAGTCGACTGCCTCGACAATGTATGAATGAGCACGAGGGTCCTACGTCAAATTAGAGCCTAATGTTTCCGATAATATACCAGATAACTTACAcacgcttcttcttctgataaATTCTTCAAGAACTTGAGCGACGCGAGACACATTTCACTCGCATCACGTTCAATTGGCGGAGGTCTGAGAGAAGGACAATTGTGTAAATAATGTTCGTGAACTCCAGACGATTGTGTTTGTATATTATCTATGACTTCCGCTTCCGATTCCGATTCAGTCTGGGTTCCATCGAGAAGTGGGCTCGTAGAGTTGAACATGATCGCACGCGTGGAGTGATAAACAACATTTAACGCGGAGTAACACAGCCACGGTAATGAATTGACGTCACGTTACTGGGGCGAGCGCTCTATAACAAGGTGCCTGCTGTCATACCACCATCATCTAATCACAACGTTTAAACCAGTCTCATTGTGAGCATTTCTAGTGTACGTAGCATAACGTTATACTAATCGTTTCCGCCTAAGCACATATCATGTCTTCGGCATTCCCCAACTACTATGAACTCTTGCATCTTTCCCCTACCGCAACGACCGATGAGATTCGTACTGCGTATAAGAAGGAAAGTTTGAGGTAGTTATCGATGTTATCGATCTATCATGTCATGATTCACTACCTTAGTCTACCAGGACACATCCCGATCGGTTGGGAAACGCGACACAGGAAGAGAAACGTGCAGCCACGGAGAAGTTCCAGGTGGGTAATTGCTGTTGATGTCCCAGCGAACTACTGACGTAATCTTATCCAAGGCTGTCGCAGATGCATACTACGTTCTCTCTGATCCTGTTCGACGCAAAGAATATGATACCCTATTCGCCCAACGCACATCACACTTTACTACCGACCCAGGTGCCTCAGAGTCCTTCTTCGCCCAATTTGCTAATCTGTAAGCGCCACTACGCTATTCCGCCTCGCCTATCACCGACATTATATTCAAAGGTTCACTGGTGGTGGATCGAGCGAGCCTCCTCCACATCGTCCAGATCCTGAAGGCGTTTTTGGAGATGTGTTTGAAGACTTGTTACGTCCCGAGGTAGAGAAACATGCTAGCTGGTGGACATACCTCGGGGCCGCAAGCGGTGCTGGGCTGGGGTACATCATTGCAAATATTCCTGGCAGTAAGTGTTTCTCTGCAACTTTCTTGCAATCTGCTTCTGTGTGGTGGCTCCTGACTTTTTACGTCATGTAGTGATCATGGGCGGGTATGCTGGGAATCGATTGGGTGCTATTCGTGATGCGAAAGGCAAACCCGTTGCAGTGGTTTTCTCACAGCTCGGAGGAAGCCAGAAGGCAGAGGTGAGTGTTAGCTGTGGCGGCTTGAGACTGAACTTATCATTTCTAATAATGTAGATCTTGAAAATCCTTGCCATCAAAGTGTTGGGGTCAATCTAAAGTAGCACCTGCCCTACGTTTTTGATACTTTCAGTTCTCCTTCATTGAATTTTTGACAAACTCTATCTTTGTATTTTATTTAATCTCGCTCCCTACAGTTGGGTGTAATTCAGTGTGTGAAGTTGTTTCCGAATGACATTATATAAAGAGTAAAGCTAGATATATATTTACAGATATGCTGAATCTATCCAGCTGGTGCTTCCCGAAGCAGTCGAAATGGAAATGCTAGCGGAGAGCTTCGTAGCAAATGGGGCTCGCCCGGTCTTCCATGAGCCCTCACCAGAATTGTTGTATTCTCCAAATAGTATGTTATCGGTGTTTGGGGTCGAGGTAGACCATTGCTATTGATCGTCAACTAGTAATTCGGACGGGAACAAGATCCACTCACGGACCACCCTGCAGCAACGACATGGGAGCCAATGTTGGTATTTTGAACAATAACACGAGCGAAATTTCTGAGGTGTGCTTCGTGGTTAGAATGCTTTTACGAAGTTACTGGATGTCCTACCTCCAAGGCCGTCCTAAGTACTGATTTCCTTTCCCAGTAATCTTGCTATTGTTGATGACGTAGTAGGTGTTGTCGTTCGTCGAACGCCCCGATGCAGTGATATAGCCGTCACCTATGGTGTTTAACGTTGAATCGGTGACCCAGATTGATGCCCGCTGGCCGAATATAAAGTCGACGGCTCTGGGTTATAGCGTTTAACTCACCAGCCTAgcatatgcgcatatatacacgaaGCTTACCCCTCAATGAAGTTCTTTCCATAGAACTGGGCGCCCACGTTAGCTAAAAGTGTATCTTGATACCCAGCTATTTTGCAGCCATAGCAGCCAAATTGACCTGCTTGGACCGAGAGAGCAATGGCCTGTGATTGGGCAACAGGCTTGCCATATGTATTGGCGACATTCAAATTGTAAATGCTGTAAATTAAACTTATCAGAAGAACAAATATACGCTGAGAATTAAGGTGAATGTCTACCTGACGCCGGTGGCACTGGGTCGAATACGAATGGTGCCGCTTGCATCGTTACTACCTGCCGTTGAGGCTGGTACATTATTTGTAATAGTTGCTTGGTTTGAAGCGTAAGTTAAATCATCTTCGAAAGTTTGGCCGTAGACTAGTTGGTATTTAGACGGTTAAACACAAACATAGGATGGTCCTAATAGTACCGCAAAAACATACCCTTAATGTTAGGGCGGTCAATAATTACCTGCTCGGTATATGTACCCGCATAGACAAAGTAAATATTACTAGATATTTGAACCTGGTTTAGTCCTCATACTACTACACTCATTGTATAGCTCTTCCTGACCCCGAGGTATCTTCAAGGGCCTGCGATAAGCTGGCGTATTTACCGTTTTTGCCAACGGTGATCGCTTTAGGTGG comes from Rhizoctonia solani chromosome 4, complete sequence and encodes:
- a CDS encoding DnaJ domain protein; the protein is MSSAFPNYYELLHLSPTATTDEIRTAYKKESLRTHPDRLGNATQEEKRAATEKFQAVADAYYVLSDPVRRKEYDTLFAQRTSHFTTDPGASESFFAQFANLFTGGGSSEPPPHRPDPEGVFGDVFEDLLRPEVEKHASWWTYLGAASGAGLGYIIANIPGMIMGGYAGNRLGAIRDAKGKPVAVVFSQLGGSQKAEILKILAIKVLGSI
- a CDS encoding pectinesterase translates to MRFSNRLISSVSLLSVISSVGALASPPPKAITVGKNGKYASLSQALEDTSGNIYFVYAGTYTEQVIIDRPNIKVYGQTFEDDLTYASNQATITNNVPASTAGSNDASGTIRIRPSATGVSIYNLNVANTYGKPVAQSQAIALSVQAGQFGCYGCKIAGYQDTLLANVGAQFYGKNFIEGAVDFIFGQRASIWVTDSTLNTIGDGYITASGRSTNDNTYYVINNSKITGKGNQYLGRPWRNFARVIVQNTNIGSHVVAAGWSQWSTSTPNTDNILFGEYNNSGEGSWKTGRAPFATKLSASISISTASGSTSWIDSAYL